One Tolypothrix bouteillei VB521301 DNA window includes the following coding sequences:
- a CDS encoding phycobiliprotein lyase — protein MTALLKLAQSSDESLLIDFFQESVGMWRSERRYYTLPNGETKEVVSIITIKFLTPGCEELQKLAQMHDLPETVSLRCGAEVTWESANSATGRKESNGSTLFGALGNILYRDRGFATTKPITAEYHFPNPKTLCLRTEYNGSVFEEELKLIGSKYRTRQSIISRAGEQVMIGQYLEKRID, from the coding sequence GTGACAGCACTACTTAAACTTGCACAAAGCTCTGATGAATCTTTATTGATTGACTTTTTCCAAGAATCAGTTGGGATGTGGCGGTCCGAACGGCGTTACTACACACTACCGAATGGAGAAACCAAAGAAGTCGTAAGTATAATTACTATAAAGTTTTTAACCCCAGGATGCGAGGAATTGCAAAAACTAGCTCAAATGCACGATTTGCCAGAAACAGTTAGTTTGAGATGTGGTGCTGAAGTCACTTGGGAAAGTGCCAATTCCGCGACAGGAAGGAAAGAGTCTAATGGTTCAACGCTGTTTGGTGCATTGGGAAACATTTTGTATCGCGATCGCGGTTTTGCAACAACGAAGCCCATTACTGCTGAATATCACTTCCCAAACCCCAAAACTTTATGTCTGAGAACAGAGTACAACGGTTCAGTATTTGAGGAAGAGTTAAAGCTGATAGGTAGCAAATACCGCACGCGTCAGTCAATTATCTCTCGTGCAGGCGAACAAGTTATGATCGGTCAGTATTTGGAAAAGAGAATAGATTAG
- a CDS encoding efflux RND transporter periplasmic adaptor subunit, giving the protein MLLEGNKIRKRTHQQICTVVRKLQQPNITSMPKQVNRKNVLIASILSVGLLTAGCGSLPKESAEAQSRSPGNNQRGGGAVPVDVATARTGLLRQEPEYTGTTVPFRTVSLRSRVEGQLLALNVDVGDRVNQGQAIGQVDDALLRTTQNQAEAELAALRSEVARVKAQVSNARAEVERSRAQLQQAQVDSQRQQKLLKEGAISQQAAEQASTQARTTSQVLRAAQEQVRTEQEALGAAQGRVVAQQAVLAEAKERRSYARLISPINGAVLEKVTEPGNFLQAGNEVLRIGDFSRVKIEVQVSELELAKIRVGQSVKVRLDAFPDRTYIGQVTRISPAADRTARLIPVEVVIPNGDGRIGSGLLARANFETQAQARVLVPETALGARGGEGEKGRRGEQNSPSPTNSQGTIFVVTEAGKKPIVTARAVTLGEKADGKVEILSGLQPGERFVARSGRPLKDGAAVRLSILSEKQ; this is encoded by the coding sequence ATGCTTTTGGAAGGAAATAAAATACGGAAAAGAACACACCAGCAAATATGTACGGTTGTCAGAAAATTACAACAGCCAAACATCACCTCCATGCCAAAACAAGTGAATCGGAAAAACGTTTTGATTGCTTCAATACTAAGTGTAGGACTGCTGACAGCAGGTTGTGGTTCGTTGCCAAAAGAATCAGCTGAGGCTCAGTCACGGAGTCCGGGAAACAATCAAAGAGGTGGAGGTGCAGTCCCTGTGGATGTAGCAACAGCTCGAACGGGATTGCTGCGTCAAGAACCGGAGTATACGGGAACGACTGTACCCTTCCGGACTGTATCGCTGCGATCGCGAGTAGAAGGACAGCTTTTGGCACTAAACGTAGATGTAGGCGATCGCGTCAATCAAGGACAAGCGATCGGACAAGTAGATGATGCTCTGTTAAGAACCACTCAAAATCAAGCAGAAGCAGAATTAGCAGCTTTGAGATCGGAAGTCGCAAGAGTAAAAGCACAAGTGAGCAATGCGCGTGCTGAAGTTGAAAGATCCAGAGCACAACTACAACAAGCACAAGTCGATTCCCAAAGACAGCAGAAATTATTAAAAGAGGGAGCGATTTCACAACAAGCAGCCGAACAAGCAAGTACTCAAGCCAGAACAACATCTCAAGTCCTTCGCGCCGCACAAGAGCAAGTCCGTACAGAGCAAGAAGCATTAGGCGCAGCCCAAGGTAGAGTTGTTGCACAACAAGCAGTGCTTGCAGAAGCAAAAGAACGCCGTTCCTATGCAAGGCTTATCTCTCCCATTAACGGAGCCGTGTTAGAAAAGGTGACAGAACCGGGAAATTTTCTTCAAGCCGGTAATGAAGTTTTGAGAATAGGCGACTTCAGTCGCGTCAAAATTGAAGTTCAAGTTTCTGAATTAGAACTGGCAAAAATTCGGGTAGGACAATCTGTAAAAGTTCGCTTAGATGCTTTTCCAGATCGAACCTATATTGGACAAGTCACGCGTATTTCTCCCGCCGCAGATAGGACAGCTCGTCTGATACCTGTAGAAGTCGTGATACCAAACGGTGACGGTAGAATTGGCAGTGGCTTACTAGCAAGAGCTAATTTTGAAACTCAAGCACAAGCTAGAGTGCTTGTCCCCGAGACAGCCTTGGGGGCGAGAGGGGGAGAGGGGGAGAAGGGAAGAAGGGGAGAACAAAATTCTCCATCTCCTACCAATAGCCAAGGAACAATATTTGTGGTGACAGAAGCAGGCAAAAAACCAATAGTAACAGCTAGAGCAGTAACGCTAGGGGAAAAAGCTGATGGCAAAGTAGAAATATTATCAGGCTTGCAACCAGGAGAAAGATTTGTGGCTCGCAGTGGTAGACCGTTAAAAGATGGCGCGGCTGTCAGACTTTCAATCCTTTCAGAGAAACAATAG
- a CDS encoding efflux RND transporter permease subunit, whose protein sequence is MQQVQQSSGFSVSAISIRQHIGTLMLTLAVIVLGVFFIIKLPVDLLPSITYPRIGVRLEAPGVSPEVAIDEITRPLEEAFSATEGVIQVYSQTREGQVNVDLYFQPGGNIDQALNDATAAFNRSRSGLPDTIEEPRIFKVDPSQLPVYEFALTSPSLSGVDLRVFADEELARELSVVPGVAGVDVSGGLQEEISVNVDLDRLQALGVGLTDVLDELRNRNQDISGGRILGRDTEPLTRTVGRFKTADEIKNILFEVSASSSSASSSSTSSVSASSSSASSSVPNKRVYLRDFAEVVDGSEQQRIFVLLNGQESVKVSVQKQPDANTIEVVDGVKKRLEQLRQSGLIQEGTVITPTLDESRFIRNSISNVTSSGLIGSLLAAIAVLLFLGSVRQTFIIVAAIPLATLAAIIFMGLFGLSLNVFSLGGLALGVGIVVDNSIVMLENIAEGAGMTPGKNSTSRLSQQQLIDRSEQSSREVESALIASTSTNLVAVLPFLLIGGFISLLFNELILTISFSVAASILIAVTVVPMLASRMLAWRWSSRLTEFWFLKEFNRRFEAATRGYSSFLTQVLRHRLLVIGLAILVFGGSSLWMAPQIPQEILPRINTGQANLNAQFPPGTPLETNRKVMAAVDNILLKQSETDYVFSTSGGALFGTNTSENPLRGSSTITLKSGTDVEAYVERVTAEFEKLNLAGIRLRLSPGQVRGLILSNSPVRGADVDVILQGTDAETLQRAGRQVLAAMEDRVTAARFRPDADPRQPEIQIRPDWERVAAVGLTTQEIGDTIQTAIEGSVPTQLQRGNRLVDVRVQLNEESVRSTSQLSRLPLFIENNRQVRLSDVANIVQGEAPGEIQRINQRQVVILAGNLAEGASLSEALTQVNNVLNSLQLPEGVTVLPSSATESNKQLQDSLKLLGGLAAFLVFVVMAVQYNSLVDPLVIMFTIPLALAGGIFGLYITKTAIGATVIVGAVLLVGIVVNNAIIMVELANQIREREGVDRQTAILKASPQRLRPVLMTTITTVLGMFPLALGIGEGSEFLQPLGVVVFAGLSLATVLTLFIIPCFYILLHDLLDGKWAKSILSRMGKLKTRFQKLMFRRFR, encoded by the coding sequence ATGCAGCAGGTACAGCAAAGTAGCGGATTTAGTGTTAGCGCCATATCGATCCGTCAGCATATCGGTACACTCATGCTGACGCTAGCAGTTATTGTTTTAGGTGTCTTTTTTATCATCAAGCTGCCAGTGGATTTGCTGCCTTCAATTACCTATCCTCGAATTGGCGTAAGATTGGAAGCACCTGGAGTTTCACCAGAAGTCGCAATTGATGAAATCACCAGACCTTTAGAAGAAGCTTTTTCTGCAACTGAAGGTGTTATTCAAGTCTATTCCCAAACGCGAGAAGGACAAGTCAATGTGGATTTGTACTTTCAGCCCGGTGGAAATATTGACCAAGCCCTCAACGATGCAACAGCAGCTTTTAACAGATCCAGAAGTGGTTTACCAGACACCATAGAAGAACCTCGTATCTTCAAAGTCGATCCTTCTCAGTTACCAGTTTATGAATTTGCACTCACTTCACCTTCTTTAAGTGGTGTTGATTTGCGTGTATTTGCTGATGAAGAATTAGCCCGCGAACTCAGTGTTGTACCGGGTGTAGCTGGAGTCGATGTCTCAGGAGGTCTTCAAGAAGAAATTAGCGTCAATGTTGATTTAGACCGATTGCAGGCTTTGGGTGTAGGTTTAACTGATGTTTTAGACGAACTAAGGAACCGCAACCAAGACATTTCTGGTGGTCGCATCTTGGGGCGAGATACAGAACCGCTCACCCGAACTGTTGGACGGTTTAAAACAGCTGACGAAATCAAAAACATATTATTTGAGGTTTCCGCTTCTTCCTCTTCCGCTTCTTCCTCTTCCACTTCTTCGGTTTCCGCTTCTTCCTCTTCCGCCTCTTCCTCTGTCCCAAACAAGCGGGTGTACTTGCGAGATTTTGCTGAAGTCGTAGATGGTTCGGAACAACAGCGTATTTTCGTATTACTGAATGGTCAAGAGTCGGTGAAAGTAAGCGTTCAGAAGCAGCCAGACGCCAACACAATTGAGGTTGTGGATGGAGTCAAAAAGCGACTCGAACAACTCAGGCAATCCGGTTTGATTCAAGAAGGAACAGTTATCACACCAACTTTAGATGAGTCTCGATTCATTCGCAACTCTATTTCTAACGTCACGAGTTCTGGATTAATTGGATCGTTGCTAGCTGCGATCGCAGTATTACTCTTCCTGGGATCTGTACGTCAAACTTTTATCATCGTTGCAGCAATTCCCCTAGCAACACTCGCTGCCATTATTTTTATGGGATTATTTGGCTTATCCCTCAACGTTTTTAGTTTGGGTGGTTTGGCGCTCGGTGTAGGTATTGTGGTGGATAACTCCATCGTGATGTTAGAGAATATTGCCGAAGGCGCTGGTATGACGCCTGGAAAAAATTCCACCTCTCGTTTGAGTCAACAACAACTGATTGACCGTTCGGAACAAAGCAGTCGGGAAGTAGAATCGGCGTTAATTGCGTCCACAAGTACCAACTTAGTAGCAGTCTTGCCCTTTTTGCTCATTGGGGGCTTTATCTCATTACTATTTAATGAGTTGATTCTAACCATTAGCTTTTCTGTCGCTGCTTCTATTTTGATTGCGGTCACTGTAGTACCGATGCTTGCGTCCCGAATGCTAGCATGGCGGTGGTCGAGTCGTCTCACCGAGTTTTGGTTTCTCAAAGAATTCAATCGTCGGTTTGAGGCTGCAACCAGAGGATACAGTAGCTTCTTAACTCAAGTCTTGCGCCATCGGTTGTTGGTTATTGGGCTTGCTATCCTAGTTTTTGGTGGTAGTAGTTTGTGGATGGCTCCTCAAATTCCTCAAGAAATTCTACCTCGAATCAATACCGGACAAGCCAATTTAAACGCTCAATTTCCCCCCGGTACGCCGTTAGAAACAAACCGTAAGGTTATGGCTGCGGTTGATAATATTCTTCTCAAGCAATCAGAAACGGATTATGTTTTCTCCACATCAGGAGGTGCTCTGTTTGGTACGAATACCAGTGAAAATCCCTTGCGGGGTTCTAGCACCATTACCTTGAAATCCGGTACGGATGTCGAAGCATATGTTGAGCGAGTCACAGCTGAGTTTGAAAAGCTGAATTTAGCAGGAATCCGTTTGCGTCTGAGTCCCGGTCAAGTAAGAGGATTAATTCTTAGTAACTCTCCGGTGCGAGGGGCAGATGTTGATGTTATTTTGCAGGGAACTGATGCTGAAACTCTGCAAAGAGCAGGGCGTCAGGTATTGGCTGCTATGGAAGATCGAGTGACCGCAGCTAGATTCCGTCCCGATGCAGACCCCCGTCAGCCAGAGATACAGATTCGTCCTGATTGGGAACGAGTAGCGGCTGTAGGGTTGACAACACAAGAAATTGGAGACACGATTCAGACTGCTATTGAAGGAAGTGTACCAACTCAGTTGCAACGGGGAAACCGTTTGGTGGATGTACGGGTGCAGTTGAATGAAGAATCCGTGCGATCGACATCTCAATTATCGCGATTGCCATTATTTATTGAAAATAATCGCCAAGTGCGTTTGAGTGACGTTGCCAATATCGTCCAAGGTGAAGCACCAGGAGAAATTCAACGAATTAACCAGCGCCAAGTTGTGATTTTAGCAGGGAATTTGGCTGAGGGTGCAAGTCTTAGTGAAGCACTCACACAAGTCAACAATGTATTAAACAGTTTACAGTTGCCTGAAGGTGTCACTGTATTACCCAGTTCTGCAACAGAATCAAACAAGCAATTACAAGACTCACTCAAATTGTTGGGTGGATTGGCTGCTTTTCTTGTATTTGTGGTCATGGCTGTGCAATACAATTCACTAGTCGATCCACTAGTGATTATGTTTACAATACCGCTAGCACTTGCAGGAGGTATTTTCGGTCTTTACATTACTAAGACTGCCATCGGAGCTACAGTCATAGTTGGAGCCGTGTTGCTTGTGGGTATTGTAGTCAACAACGCCATCATTATGGTGGAATTGGCAAATCAAATCCGCGAAAGAGAAGGAGTTGACCGTCAAACTGCTATTTTGAAAGCATCACCTCAACGTTTGCGTCCGGTTTTGATGACTACCATCACAACTGTTTTGGGTATGTTTCCCCTAGCGCTGGGAATAGGAGAAGGATCTGAGTTTTTACAACCATTGGGTGTTGTTGTGTTTGCAGGGTTGTCTTTAGCAACGGTACTGACATTATTTATCATTCCCTGCTTTTATATTTTGCTCCATGACTTGCTTGATGGAAAATGGGCAAAGTCTATATTGAGCAGAATGGGTAAATTGAAAACCCGTTTCCAAAAGTTGATGTTTAGAAGGTTTCGTTAG
- a CDS encoding response regulator, with translation MTDVSENDGSLVYLKDDISYKEVTDAWKVMIVDDDIYVHQATHLALEDFTFEGKPLKLISAFSGVEAQQLIQDNPDTAFILLDVVMETQDAGLKVVKYIREVVKNQLVRIILTTAQPGQAPETSVILDYDINDYKTKLELTQQKLITTTIVALRSYRQILQTQQPQFTIPQANILVVDDNLSDLQLLSKTLSESGYKVRPTQSGNLAIRSANLYPPDIILIDIYLRDYDGYTVCQKLKATETTSSIPIIFISASCEIFDKVKAFEVGGIDYITKPFQPEEIIARIETHLTNRRLKQQLEEQNRRLQQEIQIRTLAEERLLIVERAIAATSDGIVITTASPDYSLVYVNSGFENLTGYSVAEVIGKNCRFLQGDETDQPGLLEIRQALKDGRECQVVVRNFRKDGTSFWNELKISPVYDAAGNLTNFIGVLKDISKRLATEQALAIAKEAAEQASKAKSAFLANMSHELRTPLNAILGFSQLMLRSANLPVDQKENVDIIHNSGEHLLALINQILDFSKIEAGRVTLNCKTFDIVNLLNEVRHLFRLKAKEKGLELIFDCIAEIPQYIRTDEVKLRQVLINLLSNAIKFTVQGSVTLTVELISNLEEITHPNQTSITDSLVFSITDTGIGIAPCEMDNLFQPFVQTSSGQKSHEGTGLGLAISRQFVQLMGGEMTVRSGLGHGTTFTFNLPVDIDFEVNKSESQKLTPRVIALEPNHPPCRLLIVDDTDYNRQLLVKLLAPLGFELKEANNGQQAIEIWEDWQPHLIWMDLRMPILDGYKATQYIRAQAKGLSCAIIALTASTSQEAEAATLAMGFNAFIRKPVSEKTIFDTLNNYLGVHYVYEQKVPDAQDSRELVEIPKLSVQWVTEMKQAINCADLELIDNLIAQIYVEHPSFAQHLQGHLNNFEYKKILRIITENYAKE, from the coding sequence ATGACTGATGTAAGTGAAAATGACGGTAGTTTAGTCTATTTAAAGGATGATATATCATACAAAGAGGTCACAGATGCATGGAAAGTTATGATTGTGGACGATGATATATACGTTCACCAAGCAACGCATCTTGCATTAGAAGATTTTACATTTGAGGGCAAACCTTTAAAACTCATTTCAGCTTTCTCTGGTGTTGAAGCACAACAATTAATTCAAGATAACCCCGATACAGCCTTTATTTTATTGGATGTTGTGATGGAAACCCAAGATGCTGGTTTAAAGGTTGTGAAATATATCCGGGAAGTCGTAAAAAATCAATTAGTACGTATTATTTTAACAACGGCTCAACCCGGACAAGCACCAGAAACGTCAGTCATCTTAGATTACGATATTAACGATTATAAAACTAAACTAGAACTCACCCAACAAAAACTTATTACAACCACTATAGTTGCTTTGCGTTCATATCGCCAGATTTTACAAACTCAACAACCGCAATTTACTATCCCGCAAGCTAATATTCTAGTTGTAGACGATAATCTTAGTGACTTGCAATTGCTTAGCAAAACTTTATCAGAATCTGGATATAAAGTTCGACCAACACAAAGTGGAAATTTAGCCATTCGTTCTGCAAATTTATATCCTCCAGATATTATATTAATAGATATTTATTTAAGAGACTATGATGGCTATACCGTTTGCCAAAAGTTAAAAGCAACAGAAACAACTAGCAGTATTCCAATTATTTTTATTAGTGCTTCTTGTGAAATTTTTGATAAAGTCAAAGCTTTTGAAGTGGGAGGAATTGATTACATTACCAAACCGTTTCAACCAGAGGAAATTATTGCTCGAATTGAAACTCATTTGACAAATCGAAGACTCAAACAACAATTAGAAGAACAAAATCGGAGATTGCAGCAAGAAATACAGATTCGGACTTTAGCAGAAGAACGTTTGCTCATAGTAGAAAGAGCGATCGCAGCTACTTCTGATGGAATCGTTATCACTACTGCTTCTCCCGATTATTCTCTAGTTTATGTCAATTCAGGGTTTGAAAACCTCACGGGTTACTCCGTAGCAGAAGTTATTGGCAAAAATTGTCGCTTTCTACAGGGTGACGAAACAGATCAACCCGGTCTTTTAGAAATTCGCCAAGCCTTGAAAGATGGGAGAGAGTGTCAGGTTGTTGTGCGAAATTTTCGTAAAGATGGCACTAGCTTTTGGAATGAACTCAAGATTTCTCCAGTTTATGATGCTGCAGGGAACTTGACAAATTTTATCGGCGTACTGAAAGATATTTCCAAACGCCTCGCCACCGAACAAGCCCTTGCTATTGCTAAAGAAGCAGCGGAACAAGCCAGCAAAGCCAAAAGCGCCTTTCTCGCAAATATGAGCCACGAATTGCGGACTCCCTTAAATGCAATCCTTGGCTTTTCTCAATTGATGCTTCGCAGCGCAAACCTTCCTGTCGATCAAAAAGAAAATGTAGATATTATTCATAATAGCGGAGAACATTTACTGGCTCTCATCAACCAAATTCTTGATTTTTCTAAGATAGAAGCAGGAAGAGTTACCCTTAATTGCAAAACTTTTGATATTGTTAACCTCCTTAATGAAGTGAGACATTTGTTTCGCCTCAAAGCAAAAGAAAAGGGCTTGGAATTAATCTTTGATTGCATTGCTGAGATTCCTCAATATATCCGTACCGATGAAGTCAAACTGCGTCAGGTTTTGATTAACCTGCTATCCAATGCAATCAAGTTCACAGTTCAAGGAAGCGTTACACTCACCGTAGAACTTATTTCTAACTTAGAAGAAATAACCCACCCCAATCAAACATCTATTACTGACTCTCTGGTATTTTCTATTACAGATACAGGCATTGGAATTGCTCCTTGTGAAATGGATAATCTTTTTCAGCCATTTGTACAAACCTCATCAGGTCAGAAATCTCACGAAGGTACGGGTTTGGGTTTAGCCATTAGCCGCCAATTTGTGCAACTTATGGGGGGTGAGATGACTGTCCGGAGTGGACTTGGGCATGGCACGACCTTTACATTTAACCTACCTGTAGATATCGACTTTGAAGTTAATAAATCAGAATCTCAAAAGTTGACTCCTCGTGTGATTGCTTTAGAACCGAATCATCCGCCCTGTCGCCTCCTGATAGTGGATGACACAGACTACAATCGTCAACTCTTGGTAAAGCTCCTTGCACCTCTTGGTTTTGAACTTAAAGAAGCAAATAACGGTCAACAAGCAATTGAAATCTGGGAAGATTGGCAACCTCATTTAATTTGGATGGATTTACGAATGCCGATTTTAGATGGTTATAAGGCAACCCAGTACATTCGCGCTCAAGCCAAAGGCTTGTCATGTGCGATTATTGCTTTGACTGCGAGTACATCACAGGAAGCAGAAGCCGCCACTCTTGCTATGGGCTTTAATGCTTTTATCCGCAAACCCGTATCTGAGAAAACTATCTTTGATACTCTCAACAATTATTTGGGAGTACATTACGTTTACGAACAGAAAGTACCCGACGCTCAAGATTCAAGGGAGTTAGTTGAAATACCAAAACTGTCAGTTCAATGGGTGACTGAGATGAAGCAAGCAATCAACTGCGCTGATTTAGAGTTGATAGATAACCTTATTGCTCAAATCTACGTTGAGCATCCCTCCTTTGCCCAACACCTCCAAGGTCACCTTAACAATTTTGAGTACAAGAAAATCCTCAGGATAATTACAGAAAATTATGCAAAAGAGTAA
- a CDS encoding adenylate/guanylate cyclase domain-containing protein — MTEFTDDSWGDTLNIALPVKFDRLPGKIQLGKILVKGKGEMMTGFWEKQNILKHPYEFC, encoded by the coding sequence ATGACCGAATTTACTGATGACTCATGGGGAGATACACTCAACATTGCATTGCCTGTTAAGTTCGATAGATTACCTGGCAAGATTCAGCTTGGAAAAATTCTTGTTAAAGGGAAAGGAGAAATGATGACTGGTTTTTGGGAAAAGCAAAACATTTTAAAACACCCTTATGAATTTTGCTAG
- a CDS encoding diguanylate cyclase domain-containing protein, translating to MNFASNPKAKATILVVDDTAANLRLLVNVLQQHGYKVRPVPDGNLALQVVQASPPDLILLDILMPDLSGYEVCLELKTNPKTKDIPIIFLSALSEGLDKAKAFHLGGADYITKPFQVEEVLARVANQLALRSLQVQLQQKNQELCQQNAQLQLLLTATEEISAAASIDSALKSVLALICQTIGWDLGEAWIVNSEGTALECSQGWYARAPELSKFRDESQKLTFCPNVGLPGRIWVSKQPEWLFDVSEDEDNIFYHCHLARRVGLKAAFGVPILFNEEFLAVLVFLSNNAMAPQSRVLELVTAIATQIGSLIKRKKSEVALQQANHELERLINLDGLTQVANRRRFDRVLELEWSRLRREQLPLSLILSDVDYFKRYNDTYGHIAGDVCLQKIAQAISNSAKRPADLVARYGGEEFAVLLPNTNLEGAMKVADLIQQQIQDLYIPHVESNISQYVTLSLGASSLVPTHEESMEILIRVADRALYEAKKRGRNCIVAQSV from the coding sequence ATGAATTTTGCTAGCAACCCAAAAGCTAAAGCAACAATTTTGGTAGTTGATGATACAGCTGCCAACTTGCGCTTGTTAGTCAACGTCTTGCAACAACATGGCTATAAAGTTCGACCTGTACCCGATGGAAATTTAGCACTACAGGTTGTTCAAGCAAGCCCGCCCGATTTAATTTTGCTAGATATTCTGATGCCAGATTTATCAGGGTATGAAGTCTGCCTGGAGTTGAAAACTAACCCAAAAACTAAGGATATCCCCATTATTTTCTTAAGTGCTTTGAGTGAAGGGCTTGATAAAGCAAAAGCTTTTCACCTTGGAGGTGCAGACTATATTACAAAACCATTTCAAGTGGAAGAAGTGCTAGCACGGGTGGCAAATCAACTGGCTTTACGGAGTTTACAAGTACAACTGCAACAGAAAAATCAGGAACTATGCCAGCAAAATGCTCAGTTGCAATTGCTTCTGACGGCTACAGAAGAAATTAGTGCAGCTGCTAGCATTGATTCTGCATTGAAAAGTGTTCTGGCTTTAATCTGTCAAACAATTGGTTGGGATTTGGGTGAAGCTTGGATTGTGAATTCTGAAGGAACAGCCCTTGAGTGCAGTCAAGGTTGGTATGCTCGCGCTCCTGAATTATCAAAATTTCGTGACGAAAGCCAGAAATTAACATTTTGCCCCAATGTAGGTCTTCCGGGAAGGATTTGGGTTTCCAAACAGCCTGAGTGGCTTTTTGATGTCTCTGAAGATGAGGATAATATCTTTTACCACTGCCATCTTGCTCGCCGAGTCGGTCTCAAAGCAGCTTTTGGCGTTCCTATTCTTTTTAACGAAGAATTTTTAGCAGTTCTCGTCTTTCTTTCCAATAATGCCATGGCTCCGCAATCAAGAGTTCTGGAGTTAGTCACTGCGATCGCAACTCAAATTGGGTCATTGATTAAACGTAAAAAATCTGAGGTTGCACTACAACAAGCCAATCACGAATTGGAACGTTTGATCAACTTAGATGGTTTAACTCAAGTAGCCAATCGTCGGCGCTTCGATCGAGTGTTAGAACTGGAGTGGAGCAGGCTGCGCCGGGAGCAACTGCCATTATCGCTCATTCTCAGCGATGTCGATTATTTCAAACGCTACAACGACACCTACGGTCATATTGCAGGAGACGTTTGCTTGCAGAAGATTGCCCAAGCGATTAGCAATTCTGCCAAGCGCCCCGCCGATTTAGTTGCTCGCTATGGGGGTGAAGAATTTGCTGTTCTTCTACCCAATACAAATCTTGAAGGAGCGATGAAAGTAGCAGACTTAATTCAGCAGCAAATACAAGATCTCTACATACCTCACGTAGAATCAAATATCAGCCAGTATGTCACATTAAGTCTGGGAGCCAGTAGTTTGGTTCCTACCCATGAAGAATCAATGGAAATATTAATTAGAGTTGCAGATCGAGCACTTTATGAAGCTAAAAAACGGGGACGCAATTGTATTGTTGCACAATCGGTGTGA
- a CDS encoding Uma2 family endonuclease: MTTTKKLTLEEYLAWDYGTDIRYELVDGELLEMPPESDRNNLISIYLLSVFLKFVPLELIRHKDTEIVVTGKHIRVRIPDLMILTQELLVAIGGRRATITQEMPPPALVVEVVSPGKVNEDRDYRYKRSEYAARGIAQYWIVDPGKEKIIVLTLEDGFYEEAVFKGSERIVSVAFPSLELTAMQVFKVGQE; this comes from the coding sequence ATGACCACCACTAAAAAGCTAACTCTTGAAGAATACCTTGCCTGGGACTATGGAACAGATATTCGGTATGAACTCGTAGATGGAGAGCTTTTGGAAATGCCTCCAGAAAGCGACAGAAATAATTTAATTTCTATTTATTTACTCTCTGTATTTCTTAAGTTCGTTCCTCTAGAGCTTATCCGCCATAAAGATACGGAAATTGTGGTAACGGGAAAGCATATACGCGTGCGAATTCCTGACTTGATGATACTAACGCAGGAGCTACTAGTAGCAATTGGGGGACGGCGGGCTACTATTACTCAAGAGATGCCACCTCCCGCACTGGTTGTTGAGGTGGTTTCTCCTGGTAAAGTCAATGAAGATAGAGACTACCGTTACAAGCGTTCTGAATACGCAGCACGAGGTATAGCACAATACTGGATTGTCGATCCAGGGAAGGAAAAAATCATAGTGTTGACTTTAGAGGATGGATTCTACGAAGAAGCAGTGTTTAAAGGTAGCGAACGCATTGTATCAGTGGCTTTTCCAAGCTTGGAACTTACAGCAATGCAAGTTTTTAAAGTTGGACAGGAGTAA